TGCATTTCCAAGAGGGACTACTAAAAATGTTTTTGAACGGTTTGATCATTTATCCATTTATCTATTGATAGCAGGAACATATACTCCATTTTCATTTGCTATGGTACTAAAAGGGTACCCTAGTGGTTGGATCTTATTCTCTATTTTATGGGGTATTGCTATATTAGGGATTGTCTTAAAATCAATATGGATTAAAAAATATGTAATACTGCATACGATCATGTTCTTATTAATGGGATGGAGTATACTTGTTATTGGACCGGGTAATATATATGATCTTCTTGGTGGATTAAACGGATTTGTTTTTTTACTAGCAGGTGGATTATCCTATAGTATTGGTGTCATATTCTTTTTATTTCCACTATTTAAATTCCATCATGCGATCTGGCATCTATTCGTTTTATTTGGTGCCATATTACATATGTTCGCTGTATTGTTATATATTTTATAAAATTAAAAGCCCTTTCCGGGCTTTTTTTATATTACGCTTATAATATTTCTCTCAATTACAAAAAATAATATGATTAATAAATTAAAA
Above is a window of Haloplasma contractile SSD-17B DNA encoding:
- the trhA gene encoding PAQR family membrane homeostasis protein TrhA, with product MEVKKDIETSLVSFLADELKDKKTTELDSIVDADESYTVKKYFTLGEEIFNSIVHGIGALISIAFLVFFSVNADSVLETVGVILFASTSIILFTMSCLYHAFPRGTTKNVFERFDHLSIYLLIAGTYTPFSFAMVLKGYPSGWILFSILWGIAILGIVLKSIWIKKYVILHTIMFLLMGWSILVIGPGNIYDLLGGLNGFVFLLAGGLSYSIGVIFFLFPLFKFHHAIWHLFVLFGAILHMFAVLLYIL